The Paenibacillus sp. RUD330 genome has a segment encoding these proteins:
- a CDS encoding response regulator transcription factor: MTKKKVLVVDDEPSISMLLEFNLNLAGYEVRSVHDGMAVFDMLKPFRPDLIVLDLMLPKMDGIEVCRELRRRGNAVPIVMLTAMQDVSDRIAGLDNGADDYMTKPFSPQELVSRIGAIFRRMQGYPGIHAEVSYEVGPLQVDLAKREVHLNGEQVELTPKEFELLVFLCRHRGKVLSRQQLLQGVWDYHFLGDTRIVDVHISHLRDKIEQSARSPEYIMTVRNVGYKLTGPSPKDQTAAMA; the protein is encoded by the coding sequence GTGACGAAGAAAAAAGTGCTGGTCGTTGACGATGAACCATCCATCTCGATGCTGCTAGAATTCAATCTCAACCTTGCAGGTTATGAAGTGCGGTCCGTCCACGACGGAATGGCTGTATTCGACATGCTCAAGCCTTTCCGCCCGGACCTCATCGTGCTCGACCTGATGCTTCCCAAGATGGACGGCATCGAGGTATGCCGGGAATTGCGCCGGCGCGGCAACGCCGTTCCGATCGTCATGCTCACCGCCATGCAGGATGTGTCCGACCGCATCGCGGGACTGGACAATGGCGCGGACGATTATATGACCAAACCGTTCAGCCCCCAGGAGCTCGTCTCCCGGATCGGCGCGATATTCAGGAGAATGCAAGGTTATCCCGGCATCCATGCCGAAGTCAGCTATGAAGTCGGACCGCTGCAGGTCGATCTGGCCAAGCGCGAGGTCCATCTGAACGGGGAGCAGGTCGAGCTAACGCCCAAGGAATTCGAGCTTCTCGTCTTCCTCTGCCGCCATCGCGGCAAGGTGCTGAGCCGGCAGCAGCTCCTGCAGGGCGTATGGGATTACCACTTCCTCGGCGATACTCGGATCGTCGACGTCCATATCAGCCATCTCCGGGACAAGATCGAACAGAGCGCCCGGTCTCCCGAGTATATTATGACGGTCCGCAATGTTGGATACAAGCTTACAGGCCCATCCCCCAAGGACCAGACAGCGGCAATGGCCTGA
- a CDS encoding helix-turn-helix domain-containing protein encodes MNILIVDDETHAREAVKLLVEWKELGVDLILEADNGEAAKLLVAEHLPALVLTDVHMPITNGLRFMEWLSDHYPQTKIIAISGYNDFDYVRKTMKYGGIDYILKPIDPDQLMEASKRAIGSWCQETKERQRQVESGIAMNQYKPVYWSHLFGKLASVSNESEPAAAQLRSEFQGFPRQGAFQTAVFSLFPVQEKLLKRFRGDKELLEFAIINVFNDLMRSEWQCGYAFRSPNDADEVIALFWEGHDFIADRTARLLEAVRMTLRADLYAGIGRLVPEAEQTGLSVQSARQTLQRRNLLAAGVRIAHAGTVQPSAAPHLTDLEEPLRLALQIRNPAEATAALTEWFGKVRRSGIVTPGDLALWERQSEMMTTRLLKEFLPEDAEDEQAKSRTAPLPVRFAEDGRLLLDETEKEFRLLLLDWMESLLKRVRQDRSIIAEMISYIDGHLEEDLSLQTLASRFFLSREHVSRRFRQETGQTLSDYVEKLRMDKAGRLLLGSSLKIAEISSQVGYSDEKYFSKVFKKHSGCSPGQYRKED; translated from the coding sequence ATGAATATATTGATCGTCGACGACGAAACCCATGCCCGGGAAGCCGTCAAGCTGCTTGTGGAATGGAAGGAGCTTGGCGTCGACCTCATTCTTGAAGCCGACAACGGCGAAGCGGCCAAGCTGCTCGTCGCCGAGCATCTGCCCGCGCTCGTCTTGACGGACGTGCATATGCCCATCACGAACGGGCTGCGCTTCATGGAGTGGCTGAGCGACCATTATCCCCAGACGAAGATCATCGCCATCAGCGGCTACAACGACTTCGATTATGTGCGCAAGACGATGAAGTACGGCGGCATCGACTATATCCTCAAGCCGATCGATCCGGATCAGCTGATGGAAGCCTCCAAGCGCGCGATCGGATCCTGGTGCCAGGAAACGAAGGAACGGCAGCGCCAAGTCGAGAGCGGAATCGCCATGAACCAATACAAGCCCGTCTACTGGAGCCACTTGTTCGGCAAGCTGGCATCGGTATCGAACGAGTCCGAGCCGGCTGCCGCGCAGCTCCGCTCCGAATTTCAGGGCTTTCCCCGGCAAGGGGCTTTCCAGACTGCCGTCTTCAGCCTGTTTCCGGTTCAGGAGAAGCTGCTCAAGCGGTTCCGCGGCGACAAGGAGCTGCTCGAGTTCGCCATCATCAACGTATTCAACGATCTGATGCGCAGCGAATGGCAGTGCGGATATGCTTTCCGGTCCCCCAATGATGCCGATGAAGTGATCGCCCTGTTCTGGGAAGGACATGATTTCATCGCGGATAGGACGGCCAGGCTTCTCGAAGCCGTGCGAATGACGCTTAGGGCCGATCTGTATGCCGGCATCGGCAGGCTCGTGCCCGAGGCCGAGCAGACCGGACTGTCCGTCCAATCCGCGAGGCAGACGCTTCAGCGCCGCAATCTCCTCGCCGCGGGGGTGAGGATCGCGCATGCGGGAACCGTGCAGCCTTCGGCCGCGCCGCATTTGACCGATCTGGAGGAGCCGCTCCGCCTCGCACTGCAAATCCGCAATCCTGCGGAAGCGACCGCCGCTCTGACGGAATGGTTCGGCAAAGTCCGCCGCTCCGGCATCGTCACGCCTGGCGATCTCGCCCTCTGGGAACGGCAGAGCGAAATGATGACTACCCGCCTGCTTAAGGAATTCCTGCCGGAGGATGCCGAAGACGAGCAGGCCAAGTCCCGGACAGCGCCCCTGCCGGTCCGGTTCGCCGAAGACGGACGGCTGCTGCTCGACGAGACCGAGAAGGAGTTCCGGCTGCTGCTGCTGGACTGGATGGAAAGCCTGCTCAAGAGAGTCCGGCAGGACCGCAGCATCATCGCCGAGATGATCTCGTATATCGACGGCCATTTGGAGGAAGACTTATCCTTGCAGACGCTGGCTTCCCGCTTCTTTCTCAGCCGCGAGCATGTGAGCCGGCGCTTCCGTCAGGAAACGGGACAGACGCTAAGCGATTACGTGGAGAAGCTGCGGATGGACAAGGCCGGCCGGCTGCTGCTGGGATCCTCCCTCAAGATCGCGGAGATCTCGAGCCAGGTCGGATACTCGGACGAGAAATATTTCAGCAAGGTATTCAAGAAGCATTCGGGATGCTCTCCAGGTCAATACCGCAAAGAGGATTGA
- a CDS encoding AbrB/MazE/SpoVT family DNA-binding domain-containing protein, protein MKPAGVVRKVDQLGRIVLPKSLRKRYQMNEGDPVEILVQGDHIILERYRPRCVFCGSMEQVADFKERYLCSECMGQMQHLRR, encoded by the coding sequence ATGAAACCGGCTGGAGTCGTACGAAAGGTCGACCAATTGGGCCGCATAGTGCTGCCCAAATCCCTGCGCAAGCGTTACCAGATGAACGAAGGGGATCCTGTGGAAATCCTCGTTCAAGGAGATCACATCATTTTGGAGCGATATCGTCCGCGCTGCGTCTTCTGCGGATCGATGGAGCAAGTGGCTGATTTCAAGGAACGTTATTTGTGCTCGGAATGCATGGGCCAGATGCAGCATCTGCGCCGCTGA
- the trmL gene encoding tRNA (uridine(34)/cytosine(34)/5-carboxymethylaminomethyluridine(34)-2'-O)-methyltransferase TrmL: MSYHIVLVEPEIPANTGNIARTCAATGAHLHLVRPLGFNTDDRTLKRAGLDYWHAVQVHYYDSFQEVKDAFPEGRFFYASTKASKRYDQMDYRDGDLFVFGKETKGLPPELVAANPDTAIRMPMTGSVRSLNLSNSAAIVLFEALRQSDFPGLA; encoded by the coding sequence ATGTCTTATCATATCGTTCTGGTGGAGCCGGAGATCCCGGCCAACACCGGCAATATCGCCAGAACCTGCGCGGCCACCGGAGCGCATCTGCATCTTGTCCGCCCGCTCGGCTTCAATACCGACGACCGGACGCTCAAGAGAGCCGGCCTGGACTATTGGCATGCCGTCCAGGTCCATTATTACGATTCCTTTCAGGAAGTGAAGGATGCTTTTCCGGAAGGCAGGTTTTTCTACGCCAGCACCAAGGCATCCAAACGCTACGACCAGATGGATTATCGGGACGGAGACCTGTTCGTATTTGGAAAGGAAACCAAAGGGCTGCCTCCCGAGCTTGTCGCGGCCAATCCGGATACGGCGATCCGCATGCCGATGACAGGCAGCGTCCGTTCGCTCAATCTGTCCAATTCGGCGGCGATCGTCCTGTTCGAGGCGCTCAGGCAATCGGACTTTCCCGGCTTGGCTTGA
- a CDS encoding aldo/keto reductase, which translates to MEYTRLGKTGLEVSRLCLGCMSYGIPDRGSHPWTLDEQASRPFIRRALELGINFFDTANSYSDGTSEEIVGRALKDLARRDDVVIATKVYFPTRPGPNGGGLSRKAIMAEIDNSLRRLGTDYVDLYQIHRWDPGTPIEETMEALHDVVKAGKARYIGASSMYAWQFLQAQHAAERGGWTKFVSMQNHLNLLYREEEREMLPLCEELGVGVIPWSPLARGRLARDWDQSSGRFESDLLIPRLYAYSENSDRVIVERVGQVAASRGVPRAQAALAWVLGKSAVTAPIVGATKPRHLEDAVAALSLELTPEETALLEEPYIPHPVLGH; encoded by the coding sequence ATGGAATATACGAGGCTGGGCAAGACCGGACTGGAGGTATCCCGGTTATGTCTGGGATGCATGAGTTACGGAATTCCGGATAGAGGCTCCCACCCATGGACGCTGGACGAGCAGGCGAGCCGGCCGTTCATCCGCAGAGCGCTTGAGCTTGGCATCAATTTCTTCGATACCGCCAACAGCTATTCCGACGGCACGAGCGAGGAGATCGTAGGCAGGGCGCTCAAGGATCTTGCGCGCCGCGACGATGTCGTGATCGCGACCAAAGTGTATTTCCCCACGCGCCCCGGTCCGAATGGCGGCGGCTTGTCCCGCAAGGCGATCATGGCGGAAATCGACAACAGCCTGCGAAGGCTTGGCACCGACTATGTCGACCTGTACCAGATTCACCGCTGGGATCCGGGAACTCCGATCGAAGAAACGATGGAAGCTCTCCATGATGTCGTAAAAGCCGGGAAGGCGCGGTACATCGGCGCTTCATCCATGTATGCCTGGCAGTTCCTGCAAGCCCAGCATGCGGCGGAGCGGGGAGGCTGGACGAAGTTCGTGAGCATGCAGAACCACCTGAATCTGCTCTACCGGGAAGAAGAGCGGGAGATGCTGCCTCTATGCGAGGAGCTTGGCGTCGGCGTCATCCCCTGGAGCCCGCTCGCCCGGGGACGCCTCGCCCGCGACTGGGACCAGAGCAGCGGCCGCTTCGAGAGCGATCTGCTCATTCCGCGGCTGTACGCCTACTCGGAAAATTCGGACCGGGTCATCGTCGAGAGGGTCGGGCAGGTCGCGGCGTCGCGCGGCGTGCCGCGGGCGCAGGCTGCGCTAGCGTGGGTGCTCGGCAAATCCGCCGTGACGGCGCCGATCGTCGGAGCGACCAAGCCTCGGCATCTCGAGGACGCCGTCGCGGCTCTGTCGCTTGAGCTGACTCCGGAGGAGACGGCGCTGCTCGAGGAGCCGTATATTCCCCATCCCGTACTCGGCCACTGA
- the serC gene encoding 3-phosphoserine/phosphohydroxythreonine transaminase, whose translation MTKRAYNFNAGPAALPLEVLQQAQEEFVDYKGAGMSLMEMSHRSKLFEGVNDEAEQLLRELLQIPDSYSVMLLQGGASTQFAMVPLNFLHQGLIGAYVNSGSWAKKAIKEAKLIGETAIAATSEGSKFTRMPSLEEIVLPDNAAYLHLTSNETIEGTQLPLFPDTGEVPLIADMSSDIMSRPLDMSRFGMIYAGAQKNLGPSGATIVIARNDLIASSPAGLPTMFRYDTHAKSKSLYNTPPSFAVYMIGLVLKWLKGKGGLAAVEQTNRDKAALIYDAIDGSGGFYSGVADTGSRSLMNITFRLQSDELDKEFVRQSEAEGFVGLKGHRDVGGLRASAYNAVPLASCKALADFMTEFQRKNG comes from the coding sequence ATGACGAAGAGGGCTTACAATTTCAACGCAGGACCTGCGGCATTGCCGCTTGAAGTGCTTCAGCAGGCGCAGGAGGAATTTGTCGATTACAAGGGTGCCGGCATGTCCTTGATGGAAATGTCGCATCGAAGCAAGCTGTTCGAGGGCGTCAACGACGAGGCGGAGCAGCTGCTGAGGGAGCTTCTCCAAATTCCGGATTCCTACAGCGTCATGCTGCTGCAAGGCGGCGCAAGCACGCAATTCGCGATGGTGCCGCTCAACTTCCTTCATCAGGGATTGATCGGAGCGTACGTGAACAGCGGCAGCTGGGCCAAAAAAGCGATCAAGGAAGCGAAGCTGATCGGCGAGACAGCGATCGCCGCCACCTCGGAGGGCTCCAAGTTCACCCGCATGCCGAGTCTCGAAGAGATCGTGCTGCCTGACAACGCAGCTTATCTGCATCTGACTTCCAATGAGACGATCGAGGGGACCCAGCTCCCGTTGTTCCCGGATACGGGAGAGGTTCCGCTTATCGCCGACATGTCCAGCGACATCATGTCGAGGCCGCTCGACATGAGCCGGTTCGGCATGATCTATGCCGGCGCCCAGAAAAATCTGGGGCCATCCGGCGCGACGATCGTCATCGCTCGCAACGATCTGATCGCCAGCAGTCCTGCGGGACTTCCGACGATGTTCCGTTACGACACGCATGCGAAGTCCAAATCCCTCTACAACACGCCGCCTTCCTTTGCGGTCTACATGATCGGGCTTGTGCTCAAATGGCTCAAGGGCAAGGGCGGCCTGGCCGCCGTCGAGCAGACGAACAGGGACAAGGCGGCTCTCATCTACGACGCCATCGACGGGAGCGGCGGCTTCTACAGCGGGGTGGCCGACACCGGCAGCCGCTCGCTGATGAACATCACGTTCCGCCTGCAGTCCGATGAGCTGGACAAGGAATTCGTCCGCCAATCGGAGGCGGAAGGATTTGTCGGGCTGAAGGGCCACAGAGATGTCGGCGGCCTGCGCGCTTCCGCTTACAACGCGGTTCCGCTCGCAAGCTGCAAGGCGCTTGCCGACTTCATGACGGAGTTCCAGAGGAAGAACGGCTGA